A single genomic interval of Theropithecus gelada isolate Dixy chromosome 16, Tgel_1.0, whole genome shotgun sequence harbors:
- the PRPSAP1 gene encoding phosphoribosyl pyrophosphate synthase-associated protein 1 isoform X3 produces MELLIMAYALKTACARNIIGVIPYFPYSKQSKMRKRGSIVCKLLASMLAKAGLTHIITMDLHQKEIQGFFSFPVDNLRASPFLLQYIQEEIPNYRNAVIVAKSPDAAKRAQSYAERLRLGLAVIHGEAQCTELDMDDGRHSPPMVKNATVHPGLELPLMMAKEKPPITVVGDVGGRIAIIVDDIIDDVESFVAAAEILKERGAYKIYVMATHGILSAEAPRLIEESSVDEVVVTNTVPHEVQKLQCPKIKTVDISLILSEAIRRIHNGESMAYLFRNITVDD; encoded by the exons ATGGAGTTGCTCATCATGGCTTATGCACTGAAGACTGCCTGTGCCAGGAATATTATTGGGGTCATCCCCTACTTCCCCTACAGCAAGCAGAGCAAGATGAGGAAGAGAGGTTCCATTGTGTGCAAGCTGCTAGCATCCATGCTGGCAAAAGCAG gttTAACTCACATTATCACTATGGATCTTCATCAAAAGGAAATACAAGGCTTTTTCAGCTTTCCCGTGGACAACCTTAGAGCCTCACCTTTCCTGCTTCAGTATATCCAGGAAGAA ATTCCAAATTACAGAAATGCAGTCATTGTAGCTAAGTCTCCTGATGCTGCAAAGAG GGCCCAGTCCTATGCGGAGAGACTGCGTCTGGGTTTGGCTGTCATCCACGGGGAAGCTCAGTGCACGGAACTGGACATGGACGATGGTCGTCACTCCCCACCTATGGTCAAAAATGCGACTGTGCACCCGGGCCTGGAGTTGCCGT tGATGATGGCCAAAGAGAAGCCACCGATAACTGTAGTTGGAGATGTTGGAGGCCGCATCGCAATCATCGTG GATGACATCATTGACGACGTGGAGAGTTTTGTTGCTGCCGCGGAGATCCTGAAAGAGAGAGGCGCCTACAAGATCTATGTCATGGCCACCCACGGCATCCTGTCTGCAGAGGCCCCCCGCCTGATTGAGGAATCCTCCGTAGATGAG GTGGTGGTGACGAATACTGTCCCTCATGAGGTTCAGAAGCTGCAATGTCCCAAGATAAAGACTGTGGATATCAGTTTGATTCTTTCTGAAGCCATTCGGAGAATCCACAACGGAGAGTCCATGGCCTACCTTTTCCGAAACATCACTGTGGATGACTAA